A single region of the Brachypodium distachyon strain Bd21 chromosome 3, Brachypodium_distachyon_v3.0, whole genome shotgun sequence genome encodes:
- the LOC100827500 gene encoding casein kinase II subunit beta-1: MSGAAYRDRAEMDRKRIKEALEKQAERPTPSTSKGAVAKEKERLTAGKLITPTIGKPGKVSDGEEFETDSEDSDVSGSEGEDTSWIAWFCSLRGNEFFCEIDDDYIQDDFNLCGLSNQVPYYDYALDLILDIESSNGDVFTEEQNELIESSAEMLYGLIHARYILTSKGLAAMLEKFKNYDFGRCPRVYCCGQPCLPAGQSDIPRSSTVKVFCPKCEDLHYPRSKYQGNIDGAYFGTTFPHLFLMTYPHLKPQKPSQQYVPRVFGFKLHKQS, encoded by the exons ATGAGCGGCGCGGCTTACAGGGATCGGGCGGAGATGGACCGGAAGCGCATCAAGGAGGCGCTCGAGAAGCAAGCGGAGAGGCCGACTCCGTCCACCTCCAAGGGGGCGGTggccaaggagaaggagcggctCACTGCCGGAAAGTTGATAACGCCGACGATCGGCAAGCCCGGGAAGGTCTCCGATGGCG AGGAATTCGAAACTGACAGTGAAGATTCTGATGTTAGTGGTTCTGAAGGAGAGGACACATCTTGGATTGCATGGTTCTGTAGCTTGAGAGGCAATGAATTCTTCTGTGAGATCGATGATGATTATATACAGGATGATTTCAATCTCTGTGGTCTAAGCAATCAGGTGCCATATTATGATTATGCACTTGATCTGATCCTAGACATCGAGTCTTCTAATG GTGACGTGTTCACTGAGGAGCAAAATGAATTAATAGAGTCATCTGCAGAGATGCTGTATGGATTAATTCATGCACGGTACATCTTAACCAGCAAGGGTCTGGCTGCAATG TTAGAAAAGTTTAAGAACTATGATTTCGGCAGATGCCCTCGAGTATACTGCTGTGGCCAACCCTGTCTTCCAGCAGGGCAATCCGATATTCCTAGGTCAAGCACAGTGAAGGTGTTTTGTCCAAAATGCGAAGATTTACATTATCCAAGGTCCAAGTACCAAGGCA ACATTGATGGAGCATACTTTGGTACTACATTTCCTCACCTCTTCTTGATGACATATCCACACTTGAAGCCGCAGAAGCCATCGCAACAATATGTTCCAAGGGTTTTTGGCTTCAAACTTCACAAGCAATCGTGA
- the LOC104583697 gene encoding phosphatidylinositol 4-phosphate 5-kinase 4: MHHHHLPAAAAAAPDAAAPDPPASGSDPNHHPPPHPPSLRIHIPASPHHALPSTPHKRPVTMNSSSSSTPTRPSPFTPPRRRKLAASSPAPAAPAAAAAAAAARHLLRCLHLRLRILLLLSLPTLYFLSPSPAFLPRSLLADFLSAAAFSCALLLLLCLSLPRLPFPLPFHLPLRRPRRSPILWSIGSSPSASASAPTTGHFVEVYSNGDVYEGQFNRGRCTGSGVYYYYMSGRYEGDWIDGKYDGYGVETWARGSRYRGQYRQGLRHGHGVYRFYTGDVYAGEWSNGQSHGYGVHTCEDGSRYIGEFKRGVKHGLGHYHFRNGDTYAGEYFADRMHGFGVYSFANGHRYEGAWHEGRRQGLGMYTFRNGETQAGHWQNGVLDTLSTQNFIPGSPIAVNHSKVLNAVQEARRATERAYDVPRVDDKVNRAVASANKAANAARVAAVKAAQKRIPNNNDDLPLSIV; the protein is encoded by the exons atgcaccaccaccacctccccgccgccgccgccgccgcgccggatgCGGCCGCCCCGGACCCGCCGGCGTCGGGGAGCGATCCCAACCACCACCCGCCTCCGcatcctccctccctccgcaTCCACATCCCGGCGAGTCCGCACCACGCGCTCCCCTCCACCCCGCACAAGCGGCCCGTGACCAtgaactcctcctcctcctccaccccgaCCCGCCCGTCGCCCTTcaccccgccgcgccgccgcaagctcgccgcgtcctcccctgcgccggcggcaccggcggcggcggccgcggccgcggccgcaaGGCACCTCCTCCGgtgcctccacctccgcctccgtatcctgctgctcctctccctccccaccCTCTACTTCCTCTCCCCGTCGCCCGCCTTCCTCCCGCGCTCCCTCCTTGCCGActtcctctccgccgccgccttctcctgcgcgctcctcctcctcctctgcctctccCTGCCCCGCCTCCCATTCCCGCTCCCCTTCCacctcccgctccgccgcccgcgccgatcCCCGATCCTCTGGTCCATCGGCTCCTCGCCGTCCGCCTCCGCGTCCGCCCCCACCACCGGCCATTTCGTCGAGGTGTACAGCAACGGCGACGTCTACGAGGGCCAGTTCAACCGCGGCCGGTGTACGGGCAGTGGCGTCTACTACTACTACATGAGCGGCAGGTACGAGGGGGACTGGATCGACGGCAAGTACGACGGCTACGGGGTCGAGACCTGGGCCAGGGGGAGCCGCTACAGGGGCCAGTACCGGCAGGGGCTCAGGCACGGCCACGGCGTTTACAGGTTCTACACCGGCGATGTGTACGCTGGGGAATGGTCCAACGGGCAGAGCCATGGGTATGGGGTGCACACCTGCGAGGATGGCAGCCGGTACATCGGCGAGTTCAAGAGAGGGGTCAAGCACGGACTCGGCCACTACCATTTCAG GAATGGTGACACCTATGCCGGTGAGTACTTTGCTGATAGAATGCACGGTTTTGGAGTCTACAGTTTTGCCAATGGGCATAGATACGAGGGTGCATGGCACGAGGGCAGAAGACAGGGTTTAGGCATGTATACATTCAGGAATGGAGAGACACAAGCAGGCCACTGGCAGAATGGAGTTCTTGACACCTTAAGCACCCAAAATTTTATCCCCGGGTCGCCTATTGCTGTGAACCATTCGAAAGTCCTCAATGCGGTGCAG GAGGCGAGAAGAGCTACAGAGAGGGCGTATGATGTCCCAAGAGTAGATGATAAGGTGAACAGGGCCGTCGCTTCAGCTAATAAAGCAGCCAATGCAGCCAGAGTGGCTGCTGTGAAGGCTGCACAAAAGCGCATCCCAAACAACAACGATGATCTACCGTTGTCAATAGTGTGA
- the LOC100839106 gene encoding metacaspase-1 has protein sequence MMMLVNCSGCRTPLQLPHGAPCIRCAICGAVTHVAAPPAAAPSPDPARGAVAPSWGPPPPAAHGRKRAVICGISYRFSRHELKGCINDAKCMRHLLTTRFSFPDDSIIMLTEEQTDPYKIPTKHNIRMAMYWLLQGSQPGDSLVFHYSGHGAQQRSYSGDEVDGMDETLCPLDFETQGMIVDDEINAALVRPLPHGAKLHALIDACHSGTALDLPFLCRMNRSGQYIWEDHRPRSGVWKGTSGGEAISFSGCDDNQTSADTSALSKITSTGAMTFCFIQAIERGQGTTYGSILNSMRATIRNTGGGGDSLAGGGAVTSLISMLLTGGSASTGGLRQEPQLTACDTFDVYAKPFSL, from the exons atgATGATGCTGGTCAACTGCTCCGGCTGCCGcacgccgctgcagctgccgcACGGGGCGCCCTGCATCCGCTGCGCCATCTGCGGCGCCGTCACCCACGTCGCAGCGCCCCCcgcggccgcgccgtcccccGACCCTGCCCGCGGCGCGGTGGCGCCGTCCTGGGGCCCGCCACCCCCGGCAGCGCATGGGCGCAAGCGCGCGGTGATCTGCGGGATCTCGTACAGGTTCTCGCGGCACGAGCTCAAGGGCTGCATCAACGACGCCAAGTGCATGCGCCACCTCCTCACCACGCGGTTCAGCTTCCCCGACGACTCCATCATCATGCTCACCG AAGAACAAACAGACCCTTACAAAATTCCAACAAAGCATAACATAAGGATGGCCATGTACTGGCTTTTACAAGGTAGTCAACCTGGAGATTCATTGGTGTTCCATTATTCTGGCCATGGGGCACAGCAAAGAAGCTACAGTGGGGATGAAGTTGATGGGATGGATGAAACTCTCTGCCCATTGGATTTTGAGACACAGGGAATGATTGTGGATGATGAAATAAATGCAGCGCTTGTTAGGCCACTTCCTCACGGAGCAAAACTTCATGCGCTCATTGATGCTTGTCACAGTGGGACTGCACTTGATTTGCCTTTCCTCTGCAGAATGAACAG GAGTGGGCAATATATATGGGAAGATCACAGGCCACGATCTGGTGTCTGGAAAGGGACTAGTGGCGGGGAAGCTATTTCATTTAGCGGTTGTGATGATAATCAGACATCAGCAGATACTTCA GCATTGTCAAAGATCACTTCAACTGGTGCAATGACATTTTGCTTCATCCAAGCTATTGAACGTGGGCAAGGCACCACCTACGGGAGTATCCTGAATTCCATGCGTGCGACAATACGGAACACAGGAGGTGGAGGCGATTCATTGGCTGGAGGTGGTGCTGTTACATCGCTCATTTCAATGCTTCTCACAGGAGGGAGCGCTAGTACGGGCGGCTTGAGACAG GAGCCACAGCTTACTGCATGTGATACATTTGATGTGTATGCGAAGCCCTTCTCACTATGA
- the LOC112271978 gene encoding uncharacterized protein LOC112271978 yields the protein MDPAASVVLVSLRPVLTEAARTLGAPAPMYLTDHANGEYICSVQLILPMRCHPDCTQVAHAVGGVATSVIEAEEKAAECMINALLRRFGVQFNDMNWTRLNRSHRRFTMARTSLSELSERAGLMEKGWEQSLADIKAARDICTDISSCSGDTLDVCEEPTPQGETLFAVHSLGAWTQERFDEGMIALTAARGSTSS from the exons ATGGATCCTGCTGCATCTG TGGTGTTGGTTTCCCTTAGGCCTGTCCTGACCGAAGCTGCGAGGACACTTGGCGCTCCTGCACCGATGTACCTGACTGATCATGCCAACGGAGAGTACATTTGTAGCGTTCAGCTGATCCTGCCGATGAGATGCCACCCTGATTGCACACAGGTGGCACACGCCGTGGGTGGCGTTGCAACTTCCGTGATTGAGGCCGAAGAAAAGGCGGCTGAGTGTATGATAAATGCATTACTTAGGAGATTCGGAGTTCAGTTCAATGATATGAACTGGACACGTCTCAATCGGTCCCATCGCAGATTTACCATGGCGCGTACTTCCCTTAGTGAGCTGTCAGAGAGGGCTGGTCTAATGGAAAAGGGCTGGGAGCAATCCCTAGCCGACATCAAGGCTGCTCGTGACATATGTACTGACATCTCGTCGTGCAGTGGTGACACACTTGACGTGTGTGAAGAGCCCACGCCGCAAGGTGAAACACTTTTCGCTGTCCACTCTCTTGGTGCATGGACGCAGGAGCGTTTCGATGAAGGTATGATCGCTCTCACTGCAGCAAGAGGGAGCACGTCTTCTTGA